The Onychomys torridus chromosome 4, mOncTor1.1, whole genome shotgun sequence DNA window tgtgtgtgtgtgtgtgtgtgtgtatgagtgcatgtgtgtgtgtgtgtgtgtgtgtgtgtgtgtgtgtgtgtgtgctctggcaTACATGTCGGGatcggaggacaacttgcagtggtcagctctctcctttcaccatgtagctcttggggatcaaactcaggtcaccggGTTTTGCAGCAAACATCTCCACTCTTTGCACCACCCGGCTGGTCCCATAGCTGTTGATTTCCCCTTTTTCATGTGGATggcagggattgaactctggccACGCTCGGTggttggcaagcactttatcaataACCATCTtcttgggagtgtgtgtgtgtgtgtgtgtgtgtgtgtgtgtgtgtgtgtgtgatgtgctttGTGCTACAGCAGCTTGGTAATCAACTTCCCCATGGGTGCTGGTTCTCGGTTGGTGTTTGATAAGCAAGGTGAAGGACCCTGAATGGAGTTTGTACACAGGTATGTGTTTATCCACAGGACAAATTTCTAAAATGGAGTCTTTGAATCGGACACTATGATGTTTAAAAGTTGGTGTAACACTGCTGTTTCTCTTTACTAATCGTACAACTCTATTTTCTTATTAACAGGGCACAAAATATTACCGACACTTTATTCTTGGTGAAACAGCTTGTTAAACTCTCTCAACCCAGTCTGTGTCTCCGTAGTTGTGATGTGAACTCTTTTTAGCTATTGTTCATTTTTCGTGAGTTCCTTTGACCTATGAGCACTTTGAGTGCACCTCAGATGCACAGAGTTAGGTTAGCCCTCCTCCACAGTCATGGCAGCTCTTAGGATTGTCCCCCACAACTCCACTCATATCATCTGttagtgtgtgtacacatgttcatgtgtgtgctggtgtacatgtgtgctcaTCTGTCTAGAGGCTGGAGGGCAACCTTGAGTGTTGTTCTCAGGTCTCTCACGGAAGGAACCCAGAGCCTGTTGATTTGGCTGACTTGGCTGGACTACCTGGCTTTCCAGCTCCAGggctcctcctggctctacctttCTTGCTCTGGGACTACAAGCATGCACAACTGAGCTTTGCATGGGTACTGCATGTTGAACTCTGCTCCTCATGTTTACAAGATTAAACCCATAAACCCAAGATTTTACCCATAAAACTAGTTCCTACCCGCTAatttgctttagaaaaaaaaatgagcatggtGGTTGTGgcgcacatttttaatcccagcacttgggaggcagaggcaggcggatctctgtgagtttgaggccagcctgggctacagagtgagtttcaggatatccaggaatacacagagaaactctgtctcccaaacaaacaagacgacaacaacaacaaaatgaaataaaaactacaatttcaccgggcggtggtggcacacgcctttaatcccagtgctcgggaggcagagccaggcagatctctgtgagtttgtggccagcctggtctaccaagtgagttccaggcacagctacacagagaaaccctgtcttgaaaaacaagcaaacaaacaaaaactacaattTCCTGTCACTGTGTCTGACTTTTTGCCCTTCCTGTTCCCTTGACCTGCCATCACCTCTAACATAATCACCATCCTGAGTCCCAAAGACCAATCATGTGATCCTGGTTGATtagactttcttttctccttttatgtatatttaatcTTATATCCAGATTATGGGACATATTCAGAACAAGCCCATTGTAGTGGTTTGTAACTTCATGCTTGTGGTATTCTGGACTCCTCGCCCAAAGCACTGTTAAGATTTCCCAAATTTTATCATCGCTGTAGTAGATTTTGTTGTCTGTGTGACCGTCCAGGGTTGAAACAACCAGTTAACCTTTCGCCATTCTGCCCACGGCCCTGAGTGGTTCGCCATTGAGCCCAGTGCTCTGAGCCTCCTCGCCTGGAACCAAGGAGGTAGGGCAGGTGATGGACACCTCTCTGGCTGCCATAACTGGGTGGTTTAGGCAGAGGGACTTCCCTTTGCACTGAAAGCTTAGTTCATGGCCGGGCAACAGCAGGATCAGGATCCAGAGAAGCCTCTTCCTGGCTTGCAGATGGCTTCCACACTGCCCTGGTGTGGccaagacaggaagcagagcaagctaCTCTCTTATCTCTCTTCACAAGGACTCAAACCCCAATGACTCATAAGGCCTCACCTCCAAATACCATCCATCATATGCAAAAGTTAGGACTTTGATATATGACTTAGAGGGATACAGTTTGTAGAGATAGTCTCCCAGGGCAGTGTCCTGTATAAATTCCCAAAGATCTCTCTGTTCTTTTGCACTTGCCAGTTGCATGGGCATGAAAACTATCTCTTGAGTAACATCAGCAGAGACGAAGGTGTAAGGCTCTGTCCTCCACATAGACTaatgaggaaaaaggaagaacagaCTCTGCTTTCCTGGGCCTGTGGGAGGACAATGATGTTTGGGGTATTTACTTAGTGCCCTGGTCCCCGAGCCAAGCTCCTGCTCCACGATGGCCTTAGAGAACAACAATCTTCATATGGTGTGGGAGGGCAAGAAGGAGGACACCCTCACAGCCTCAAGCTCAGAGAACCCACTATCTCACCTGTCTGGCAGCTCCCACTACAAGGACAGGCATTGGTTTAGCCACTACCAAAGGCGGGACAGTGAAGCAAATAATAGATGAGCAAAGGGTTTGAGAAGAAAAGCTGGCCTGTAACTATCCATGGGGGCTTTGGAAAGCTTGGCAAATATCCAACACTCAGGACTGAAAACGAACTGTGTGGAAGGCTGTGAGTTCAGAAAAGACATTGAGCAAATTCTGAGCCCCCACCTCTGGTTGGCACAGGCTCTGTGCAAGCAGGATGTGTGAGGTAAAGTAGAGTTCACTGCCTGCAGCCTGGCTGTGTGACAGCGGCATGCCTCAGCTTGTGCATAGGGCCTCATGGTAGAATGGGTAATTTACTGAGACCAAGCATTTATGGGAAATCACCCCATCAGTTGTGACCTATTAAgctaacaaacaaaagaaaaaacacccGGATGGGAAGGAAAGCCTGATCTTTTGAGTTAccatctaaatttttttttttcaattaaagcaTGCAAAAAAAGAATCCTGTTGTTCCTcataggggaaggagaagaatcagTAGACATCCCAGGAGGAGACTGCCTTTCCACTGACAAGTTTTAATCAGTTCTAGTGTGcacaaaagcaaaaggaaaatgtgaaaaCAAAGCCTACCAAACAGAGAACAGCTGTTAGGATACAGTCATCATTACACAAAACAGCCAGAGCTGAAAGTACGCTAAGTGAAATAACAAATCCACAGAGGTCCTCAGCAGCAGATGCCAGCAGACAGGAGAAACAGTGATCTCAGACACTCAGTGGACAAGATCAGCCCATGCAAAAACAGTGTATCggtataatttgaaaaaaaaaatcccacatgaCCATCTTATTATGTAGAAAAAAGCATTTGATAAAGTCCAACACTTTTTAACAGCATAAACACCCAGTGCTCTAGGAGGGGAGGAATTTTCTTAGCCTGGTACAGATAGAAGGAAATACAGATAATTTGGACTTAATTGGAACTAAAAATGTTGTAAACCATGTGAAGAAAAGAAGCCtgggttacaaagagaaaccctgtcaggaaacacaaaaaacaaaagtgaagagACAATCTGCactatagaaaaatattttcaagttacaCATCTGATAAAAACCTAGTATTCTGAATTAATAAGCAGCTCTTACTATTAAGCAACAAAAAGCAGTAAAAATGGGCCAAAGATCTGGACACCATTTCTTCAAGGAGGATATATTTATGCCTAAGAGAGACACAGAATATGCTTTATCAACATTAAtcatcaggggaatgcaaatcgAAACCACAACAAGGTACCACTTCACACCAACAATATGGGAAGAGCACAGGCTGGGTAGATTATAAAAGCTAGACAGTAAGAATCAttaggacatggagaaatttgTGGCCCAACTGTGGCATTGTGGAACCACTTGTCAGCTatagaattacacacacacactggggaagTGAATGCAGGTGCttatagaggccaaaagagggtgttggatcccctggagctggagttacagtaggttgtgagcagcctgatgtggatgctgggaactgaacttggatctcaGCAAGCATCTTCTGTATTTCTACATACTCGTTGTTAATGCATAGACACAGGGTTAATGTTTAGGAACTAATCTGGTGAATTCTCTCTCTAATTCACATATCAATTCTAGGTGTTCTTCTTCTTAGGATTTTCCAGGTAGATGATTAAGTATGGATGATTGTATTATGATgagtattatttttctcatttccaatGTGATGCCTTGATTTCCTTTTCTTGCCTTTGCTGCAGCAGCCACAGCTTCTGCCCCTGTGTTGAAGAGCAGTATGGGGGTCATCCTTGTCATGTTCTTGATCTtcaggaggaagaagccagcctTCAACTATTAAACATGTTAGCTGTAGGACTTTTATAgatgtttttttagacaggatctcactatgcagtcttggctagcctgaaagcactatgtagaccaagctactctcagactcatagagatccacctttctctgtctccccaaattaaaggtatacaccaccacacccacaggccatgtagatttaaaaaaaatcaagatgaggCAACCATTCCATCTTTTTCTGAAAGTTTCTTTATAATATCGTGAATAGGTGACAGGCTCTATAATGTTTCTCCTGTGTTGAATGATTTGGgtgtgtgatttttctttagcttctgaaactgtgacttacattaatttttaaatgccttACCTTCTTGGCATGTCCTAATCCTTCTATTTCCTCGGTATTGAGTGCAAGTCTAATCTACCTCACTCTTGTTGGATGACACAGACAACTTAAACCATGAGTTTAGAACACCACAGGGTACACAGAGCGAGAAAACGGAGGTCAGGGATGGAAGCCAGGATCCCGCCTACAGTACTGGCTTCAGGCAAAACCAAGAGTATGACAGGGTTCTGACCCTGAGCTGTCTATTTTCTAAAATTGATTAAGCTGTAACCAGCTCTCAAGATAAATAGTCCCAGGCTTAGGAGGAGAACACAAGGGCTGAGGCTAGACCGGCTGGGGGCATTGTGGCTACTCCAGCTCAGCCACTTGCTAGTTGTGTGTCAACATgaagaataagaagaaagctAGCACTCACCTGAGGAGGGGCATTGCCAGGGTCATGTGAGCAAACTAGAGTTTGTCACATCTGATTGGCATCTAGTCAGTACCATTGCAGGGTTAGCATCTGCCATTGGGTACCCATCATTGCAGGCATGCAATGATACCCAACATGTGGCTGTTCTTTGGCTttccacatggtggcttgtgTTGGTTTTCGACTGTTGAACCATGCtgtcatattttatttctgcttttgtgtGTCCCATAGGAGACGTATGGATGTCATCACCACCACAGACTGGCTGGCCCCAGTCATATGGGAAGGCACCTTTGACAGAGAGGCTCTGGAGAAATATTACAGAAAGCAGAACACCACCGTGGGCTTGGCTGTGTTTGCTGTTGGCAGGTAGATGCTGTGAAGGTAGATGCCCATTTTATCTTGGAAAATGTGGTTCAGCATCCATAGATGTTTTGCCCCCAAAGAGCTTCATGACCTCTTTTGTGATCACTAACTACTGCTGAGCATACGAAATAGAATTTGCTATGATTAGTCCCTAGACCAAGGCTGAATCCATAAGGCCACTTGAGAGTTCTTAACCAATGCCCCACTCAGCTCTGACTCAGTAGTTCTAAAATTTCATGGCCATTGTCAGGCCTATGGACTTATTAACCAGGTTGGTGGATCTTTAGACCCAACATCTCTACCCTGATCTATTGGAGTTTTTTAGTATCAAGGACACCTCTCTTGTCAGCACATTCAAGGGCACCCATTCCGTTTAGAAACTTAAGTTTCTTGTTCTGTGTGTTCCCAGTCTCACTGACCAGTACCTGGACCCGTTCTTGCAATCAGCTAGAAAGTTCTTCATGCCTGGCTATAGGGTGATCTTCTACGTCATGGTGGATAGGCACCTGCAGTTACCTGAAACAGACTACAACCCTCTGCAATCCTTTCAAATACACGTGATAGGTGAGGAGAGGTGGTGGAGCAACTTTGACCTCATGCGCATGAAAATCTTGGCTGAGCACATCCAGGAGCACATAAAATATGAGGTGGACTTCCTCTTCATCATGAGTGCCAACCTGGTCTTCCAGAATGAGTTTGGGGTGGAGACCCTGAGCACGTCTGTAGCCCAGCTCCATGGTTGGTGGTATTTCTGGAAGACAAAGGATCTTCCCTATGAGAGGAGACCTATGTCAGTAGCCTACATTCCCTTTGGACTAGGGGACTTCTATTATGCTGGCACCATTATAGGTGGAGTGCCCTTTCAGGTTTTGGACTTCACTCAGGAATACTTGAAAGGTGTTGTTTGGGATGCAGAAAATGGACTTAACAGCACCTATGAAAAATAcctcaacaaatatttttttctcaacaaACCCACCAAGCTTCTATCCCCAGAGTACAGTTGGGACCCCACCTTCAACATCCCTCGACAAGTATGGAACATGAAGATTGCTCAGTATCCCACAGACAGCTTATGATGTACCAGTGTTTATGGGCTAAAGAATAAACCACAGTAGTAGTTCCTTATAGACATAGGATGTCTTTTAAAAAACTCACACTTCAGAGACCTGATAATGTATACTCTATCCAAATCAATTATTCTTTCTTGCAATTTTGAATCAACCAATTTGGCTGAAACTAGGATGCATAAAAAGGTGATATTTCATGTCCATACACAAACTAGTGTTAGTGGTGTTGTAGGCAATGTGAAATTattgaacatattttatttaaatggggGAAGGCTTTAGtttacaaataaaaatcttttcacaaaataaaaaattctttaatattcatctatagaagaaaaaaaataaatgtccatCCACTCAGTTGTCACATATATAGTGTGTTGTTGAGATGCTGTGACAAGCTCCTCCTCCCACAGTCCCAGTCTGCCCAGAATGTGGTGGGACCTACATGAACTGGAAGCATGTCCAATACATGCAGTTACAGAGAGGGGGTTTAAGctaatttgtgtgtgcatgtatgtgcatgcacatttgtgtgtatatgcaggtATGCATGCacgtttgtgtgtatatgcaggtatgcatgcatgtatataaggACCAGAGAACAACCTCtggtgtcattcttcaggatccacacactttgtgttttgagacagggtctctgacgTCACCTAGAACTTGCCAAGTGggttaggttggctggccagtgagcctcaggaatCCACCTACCTCTCCTTCCTCAGTGCTTGGATtagaagtgtgcaccaccatgcccagctgttttacatgggttttggggatcaaattcaaATCCTCTTAcatgtgtggcaagcactttgccaagtaagacattttaaaatctgtgctctgttttgctttttttttggaggaggggtgggatttaaaatattttactttatttttgatttaaatATGTGGAGAAGTAATGTGCACATGAGTGAGGGGGCCAgcagaggtaagaggtggtggatcccctggagctagagttccagacacttgtgagcctcctgatgtgggtgctgggaattgaactcagttcctctggaagaacagcaattgttcttaactgctgagccatctctccaccccttattttgtcttttttgcaAACAAGTATGTTCTCATTACTTGCCAAATCTGGCCCTAAACTTgccctccttctgcctctgcttcctgcgagctgggactacaggtgtacACCCTATGCCTGGCTTACTTTATGTTCACTGAGCTCCTCTGTAAGGGCACTATGCCAGGATGACAGGGAATGACAGTGGTGCCCTTGGCAGCCTCCAGCCAGTCATTGGGGTGAACAGTGTCTGCAGCACTGATCGTGCGTGCTCCAGAGTGCTTAGGCAATGCAAGGAAATCAGGGCTAGCCAGATCCTGAGAAGGCAGGAAGCCACTGCTTCCAGGATGGGTGGCGTGGTAAACCTAGACTTCAGCCTCTAGGATGGACAGCAAATTCCTGTGGTCGACACTTCAGCTCCTTAAAAGGCTAAATGCCTGAGTTAGCAACAGTAAAAGACTTCTGGAGATGCAATGACCAGGAAATCACATCCAAACACATCAGGATATGGTTGTTGTGTCATGTGACTCCAccacagccttggttctgaacacacatgTTCTCTTTGCACTGTGTGTGCCCTTATACCATACCACACCAGTAACTGTGAACTACCTCAGCTCAGATTCCAGACCATCACATGTTATGAACTGCAGGAGGGTTGGAGTACATACAAAATTTTCTGCtcttaaagaaacagaatttcagaaaatactttctatatttttttacatttttcaacaTGAAGTATCAAAATGGTATATTTTTTGAGAACTGAACCTTGAAATGTTTGACTTCTAAAATTACTCTGTGAGTTGCTGGCTTGAGTTTTTTTCCATtgcaaaaatgttttcctttttttgaatgtcaaatcctttttctgtttgtttttgcttttgttttatttttttttaaagaaaatgttcatccattttatacaccaatcaaagatctccctcttccctcctcccacctccccagcctccccctctcaACCCACCCCCTACTTCCCCCAACAAGAAGGCAAGGGGAGGCCCATGCAGTAgagacaagtccaagcccttccccctgttcaaggctgcacgaggtgtcccatcatatgtagtagactccaaaaagccccctcatgcaccagggatggattctaacCCCACCGCCAGGGGGACTCCCAAGCAGATCAGgctacacagctgtctcaccatgcagagggcctagtcagtctcatgcaggctccacagccattgatccaactttcatgagttcctactagtttggcttggttgtctctgcaggtttccccatcatgatcctgatgcacttgctcatagaatccctcttctctctctttgactggactcctggatcttggcctggtgtttggttgtggatctctgcatctgcttccatcagtcactggggaaaagctctgtgatgacagttagggtatttaccgaACTGATCagtggggtaagccagttcagttcaggcaccctctccactatttctagtagtccaagctgggtcatccttggggattcctggcagcttcactagcactgggtttctctctatccccatgatgtctccctctatcatggtatctctttccttgctttcccactccatccctgttccagtttaaccatcccattcccttatattctcatcccccatcccctaccctccactgCCCAcctctcatccccagtttactcatggagatctcatctatttccctttcccagggtgatccttgttagctagcttctctggaattgtgggttgttgtctggttatcctttgctttacttccaGTATCCGCTTATGAGTGgataaataccatgtttgttcttctgggtctgggttaccacactcaggatgatattttcctacaaatttcatgctgtcattgtttttctctgctgagtagtactccattgtgtatatgaaccacattttcttaatccattcttcagttgacgggcatctaggttgtttccaggttctggctatacaaatagtgctgctatgaacatagttgagcatgtgtccttgtggtatgattgagcattccttgggtatatgcccaagaatggtatagctgggtctccaggtagattgattcccaattttctgagaaactacgatactgatttccaaagtggctgtaccagtttgcacgcCCATCAACAGTGaaagagtgttccctttgctccacatcctctccagcataggctggcatcagtgtttttgatcttagccattctgataggtataagatggtatctcagagtcattttgatttgcatctccttgatgactaaggatgctgaacaattccttaaatgtcttttggccatttgaaattcttcctttgagaattctctgtttagctctgtagcccatttttaattgggttgttcattattttgatgtctattttttaattctttatatatttatagatcatccctctgtcagatgtgacgttggtgaaaatctttctccgttctgtaggctgttgttttgtcttatttgctgtatcctttaccttacagaagcttctcagtttcaggaggtcccatttattatttattgttttcagtgtctgtgctgctggtgttatatttaggaagtggtctcttgtgtcaatgcattcaagattatttcctactttctcttctatcaggttcagtgtaactggttttatattgaggtctttgattcacttggacttgaattt harbors:
- the Glt6d1 gene encoding putative glycosyltransferase 6 domain-containing protein 1; translated protein: MSAKKRMLMLISCLFLLLMAKVYFRNHQEEELLLSDWFNPRRRMDVITTTDWLAPVIWEGTFDREALEKYYRKQNTTVGLAVFAVGSLTDQYLDPFLQSARKFFMPGYRVIFYVMVDRHLQLPETDYNPLQSFQIHVIGEERWWSNFDLMRMKILAEHIQEHIKYEVDFLFIMSANLVFQNEFGVETLSTSVAQLHGWWYFWKTKDLPYERRPMSVAYIPFGLGDFYYAGTIIGGVPFQVLDFTQEYLKGVVWDAENGLNSTYEKYLNKYFFLNKPTKLLSPEYSWDPTFNIPRQVWNMKIAQYPTDSL